The genomic DNA GTTCGTTCGCGGCCTGGTCGGAGATCGTCCGCGGCACGGCGGCACCGTGGACGCGCGCTGAGGAAGTTCTGGCGAAGGCGATCGGCCAGTCGCTGAGCGACATCATTCTGCAAATCCAGGCAGTGCGGCTGCTGATTGCCCAGCATCAGCTGAATCTGGTGCGTTCGCAGGTCGGCAACTCCAAAGACCCGGTGATCATCGCCGACCCGGCCGGCCGGATCCTGTACTCGAACGAAACTTTCCAGCGCCTGCCCGGCAGCCCTGCCGCCACGCTGAGCACGCTGGACGATCTCGGTGGCCTGTTTCTCGAGCCCGGTGAAGTCCGGGCGATGCTCAAGCGCCTGCAGCAGGAGCGCCTGCCCTGGCGCGGCGAGGCCGGGCTGGTGACTTCCGGCGCCGCGCCGCTGCCGATCGGCATTCGTGCCGATGTGGTACCGGGGCAGGGCAGCAGCATCCTCGGCTTCATCGTCATCCTCAGCGATCTCACCGTACGTCAGCAGACCGAATCGGCTCGCCAGCATTTCGAGACCACGATGCTGCAGGCCGAACGCGATCTCGCGGCTAGCGAAGGCGGTTCTCAGCTGCGCGAGCCGGATGAAGTGATCGGCGCGATCCTCGCCAACGCCAACGTTGCCGCGATGGAGATTTCCGATGCGATCGGCGACGGCGGCGCCGTGCCGCTGCTGCGCGAACTGGAAACCTCGACCCAGCGCGCCGCTGCGCTGTATCGCCGGCTGCGCCGTTACGCCAGTGGCAAAGGCGAACGCTGAGCCAGATCGCAGTCGACGCCCAGCGCCCTGAACAGATCGCCATGCCAGCGGAAGCCGAGACAGGCTTCGTCGACGATCCGGCTCAGTGCCGTTTCCGGCAACACGATGCGATCCAGTCCTTCGCGGAAGCGCTGCCCGAGTACCGCCGCCCCAGGCGACGGAAACGCATAGAAGGCAGTGCCCTGATCGCCATCGAGCACCAGCGCGCGACCAACGACGCGCGCCAGCATCTGGCCGCCGGCCAGATCGCCGAGATAGCGGACATAGGCGTGAGCGACGAGGCCTGGCGCATCGAGTTGCAGCAGGTGGGCCTGATAGACCTCGGCAGCTTCCTGCAGCGGCAGCGATGACCAGCTCGCACCCTGCAGTGTGACCAGATCCGCTTCCAGCGCTGGCAGGCGCGCGAGCACGGGATCGAAGATGCAGGCGATCACCGGATCTTCGGCAAGCGTCGGCAGCCGTGCTTCCAGTGCCGCATAGATCGGCTGCAGATTGCGCAGCAGCAGGCAGTAGCCGGCGCGATCGAGCTTGCCGCGCAGCAGAGTCGCGATCAGCGGACTGCTTTCGACTTCACGATGCAGGCTGGCCGTCGCAGACCGCAGACGGGTCGCCAAGCCCATTGAAAGAGTCATCGGCTGACCACCGGAAAGCTCACCGCGATCAGCCAGCCGAACAGCAGCGCATTGCTGAAGGCCGCGATCAGCGGCTGACCGCTGCGGCGTCCCACCCAGCCGCCCAGCAAACCAAAAACGATGAACAGCAGCAGGATCACCGGCACGATGATGATCAGGAAAAACAGCTCGCCCAGGTTCAGCGCCACGGCCAGCAGCAGCGAGGCGAGCAGCAGCGCCTTGGTCAGCGCATAGCCGCCCTTCACAGGCCGCGCGCCGCGGGTGATCCATTCGTCGATGAGGAAGAACGGCAGCAGGCCGACGACCATTGCCGCGATCAGCGGCAGTCGCATCGCGATCGGCTTCACCGAAGCTACCCAGCCATCGAGCGCGAAGCCGAAGGCCAGCGTTGTGCCCGCAGTCACGGCCAGCAGGCTCAGCCAGATCCGGCCATCAAAGCTGGCGAAGCTCGGCAGCCGATGCCCGCGTCGCCAGAGCAGCATCGCCATCAGCAAGCCATAGAGCGCGAAGTGCATCGCCAGATAGCCGCCCAGCAGCAGCGGCAGCCAGTCGTGCGGCAGCGGCCACAGCAGCAGGGGCGTGGCGATCGCCGGCAGGCCGGCGATGTGCAGCAAGTCCCGGTGGCCGAGTGCCAACCCCAGCGACGGTGCCGAGGACGCCGGCAGCCGCGAAGCCAGCGGCCAGGCGAGCAGGATCAGCCCGCCGAACAGCAGCGCCAGCGCGCCGCCGCGGGTATCGCGCCAGGCGCCAGCCGGCCGATCGAACACCTGGGCCAGCCAGGCGACTGCGGCATCGAGACTGTCGCGCGCATACAGCACGCCGATGTGTTCGGCGCCGCGCGCCAGCACCAGGCGTCGCGCGCTGCCGTCGTCGAAGCGACCGTAGGTGAAGTCTGTTTTCGGCATGCCACCTGCGGTTTCGGTGAGGCTGGCAAAGCCTTCGTCGATCAGGGCCTGGGCTTCCAGCGCGCCATCGATGATCAGCAGATTGCGCGGCGCGGTGGTCGTCGCGCGTGGCACGAACAGCGATACGGCAATGGTCGCCGCCAGCCGCGGATCGTCCATGCCGACCTGGACCACGACATCGGAGGCCATCGAATGGCCGAGCAGCGCCACCCGGCCGTCGACCTGCGGCAAGCTCCGCGCATGGGCGACGACCTGCTTCAGCGCGTCGATCAAGGCCGCCGACATCGTCGACTGATCGACGAGCCCGCCCGGCAGCGGCAAGGGATTGCGACCGTGGCCGGGGAAATCGAAGGTGATGGCGATCTGGCCGGCGTGCGCCAGCGTGGTCGCGAACGGCTGCATCAATTGCTGCGAGCCGGCGAAGCCATGGGCGATCACCACCGCCGGGCCCGGCTTGCCGTCGGCCGGGGCGTAGATGGTGATCGGAATGCTGCCGACGACGCTGCGGGTCACGGTCAGACCCTGGCGGGTCTCGCGCAATTGCAGGATCGCGGACACGATCATCACCAGCGCCAGCACAGCAGCCGCAGCCTGTAGCAGCGGCAGGCGCAAAGAGTTCGGGGAGGACATGCGGCAGTCTCGCCGACGCCCGCCAGCCTCGCAACAAACGGCCGTGGCTTGCTGCGCCTTTGGTAAAGTCTTGCTGACGTTCGCTTGTCATGACACTTTTCCGGCACATCGCTACGAGGACCGCCGCGCATGCCCCTGCCGTTCCCGTTTTCGGCCATCGTCGGCCAGGAAGAAATGAAGCTGGCGCTGCTGATCGCGGCAGTCGAGCCGGCGATCGGCGGCGTCATGGTGTTCGGCGACCGCGGCACCGGCAAATCGACCGCAGTGCGTGCGCTCGCCGCGTTGTTGCCGCCGATGGAAGCGGTGATCGGCTGCCCGTATCACTGCGCGCCGGACGATCCGTCCGAGGCCTGCCAGACCAGCCTCGCCAAACTTGGCGACGGGAAGAAGAAGACCCACAAGGTGCCGGTGCCGGTGGTCGATCTGCCGCTGGGCGCCACCGAGGACCGCGTGGTTGGCGCGCTCGATCTCGAAAAGGCGCTGGCCCAGGGCATCAAGGCGTTCGAGCCGGGCCTGCTGGCACGCGCCAATCGCGGCTTCCTGTATGTCGATGAAGTGAACCTGCTCGAAGATCACCTCGTCGACCTGCTGATCGATGTCGCGGCCTCGGGCGAGAACGTCGTCGAGCGCGAAGGCCTGAGCATTCGCCATCCCGCGCGCTTCGTGCTGATCGGCAGCGGCAACCCGGAAGAGGGCGAGCTTCGGCCGCAGTTGCTCGATCGCTTCGGCCTGTCGGTCGAGGTATCGACGCCGACCGATCTCGCGCTGCGGATCAGCGTCGTCCGCCGCCGCGATGCCTTCGAGCGCGACCGCGCCGCATTCATCGCCGAATGGCAGAAGGAGGACGACAAGGTCCGCCGCCGGATCGTCGCTGCCCGCAAGCGCCTCGACACCGTGACCGTGCCGGATGCGGTGCTGGAACGCGCCGCCAGCCTGTGCCTGAGCCTCGGCACCGATGGCCTCAGAGGCGAGCTGACCTTGATGCGCGCCGCCCGCGCGCTGGCTGCGCTCGATGGCGATGCGACGGTCGGTGATCGCCATCTGCGGCGCATCGCGGCGCCGAGCCTGCGTCATCGTCTGCGCCGCAATCCGCTCGAC from Nevskia ramosa DSM 11499 includes the following:
- a CDS encoding serine aminopeptidase domain-containing protein; this translates as MSSPNSLRLPLLQAAAAVLALVMIVSAILQLRETRQGLTVTRSVVGSIPITIYAPADGKPGPAVVIAHGFAGSQQLMQPFATTLAHAGQIAITFDFPGHGRNPLPLPGGLVDQSTMSAALIDALKQVVAHARSLPQVDGRVALLGHSMASDVVVQVGMDDPRLAATIAVSLFVPRATTTAPRNLLIIDGALEAQALIDEGFASLTETAGGMPKTDFTYGRFDDGSARRLVLARGAEHIGVLYARDSLDAAVAWLAQVFDRPAGAWRDTRGGALALLFGGLILLAWPLASRLPASSAPSLGLALGHRDLLHIAGLPAIATPLLLWPLPHDWLPLLLGGYLAMHFALYGLLMAMLLWRRGHRLPSFASFDGRIWLSLLAVTAGTTLAFGFALDGWVASVKPIAMRLPLIAAMVVGLLPFFLIDEWITRGARPVKGGYALTKALLLASLLLAVALNLGELFFLIIIVPVILLLFIVFGLLGGWVGRRSGQPLIAAFSNALLFGWLIAVSFPVVSR
- a CDS encoding heme oxygenase (biliverdin-producing), which gives rise to MTLSMGLATRLRSATASLHREVESSPLIATLLRGKLDRAGYCLLLRNLQPIYAALEARLPTLAEDPVIACIFDPVLARLPALEADLVTLQGASWSSLPLQEAAEVYQAHLLQLDAPGLVAHAYVRYLGDLAGGQMLARVVGRALVLDGDQGTAFYAFPSPGAAVLGQRFREGLDRIVLPETALSRIVDEACLGFRWHGDLFRALGVDCDLAQRSPLPLA
- the bchI gene encoding magnesium chelatase ATPase subunit I, whose product is MPLPFPFSAIVGQEEMKLALLIAAVEPAIGGVMVFGDRGTGKSTAVRALAALLPPMEAVIGCPYHCAPDDPSEACQTSLAKLGDGKKKTHKVPVPVVDLPLGATEDRVVGALDLEKALAQGIKAFEPGLLARANRGFLYVDEVNLLEDHLVDLLIDVAASGENVVEREGLSIRHPARFVLIGSGNPEEGELRPQLLDRFGLSVEVSTPTDLALRISVVRRRDAFERDRAAFIAEWQKEDDKVRRRIVAARKRLDTVTVPDAVLERAASLCLSLGTDGLRGELTLMRAARALAALDGDATVGDRHLRRIAAPSLRHRLRRNPLDDAGSTVRVERAVAQLFGA